CCGGAATATAGCCAACAGTGCCATCAATATGCGTCTTCGACTCATGAACAAGAATGAAGATTCTGTATGGATAGAGTTCGAGGAGCTTAGCCGACCACAGCTGGAATCCCGTGATGTGATAGAATGGTACAATAGTGGAGTCCTCACAAGAGAGCAGATTCTCAAGTGGGGAGGATTCCCGGTGGACGGGGAATAATCAGGTGAAAGGATGTCACTCCTGAAATCTCCAGAACTAATCCGAGTCGAGATTCAGCTTATCTCGCTTTTAGAACGCACCATGGAGAGAGTATTCAGATTAAGGACCATGGACTATAAGCGAGAGCTTGTCCACAATGTCCGTAGGGAATTTGGATCAAAGACCTATGTAAAGCAACTGGATAATATCATCACCGAGATCATCAAACAATCATTGCTGTATGCTGACAATCAACTGAAACAAATCTCTGCAGCTGCACTTGAAGATTCATATGTGTTGACAGAAGAAGCTGTAAGGATATCCACAAATCTGGCAGATAATGTTGTAGAATCTATCGTCCAGATGCTCAAAGATGAAGCAATCTATACGATGCATCCCAACCAGCTGGCCAAAAGGATAGTAGACCTCTGGGAAGGGGAGCGATACAAGGCAGTTAGATTTGCCAGGACCTTCACTGCAGATGTCGCCACCCATACAACGGTGTACCGATATCGTCAACGTGGAGTTGAATATGTTGAGTTCGATGCTGAACTTGATGACAGGACAAGTGTTCGGTGCAGGATTTTACATGGTACGATATTCTCAACGGCATCTGATTCTCTAGAAAAGTACAGACCTCCATTGCATCACCACTGCCGATCAGGACTAAAATTAGTTCCAGTTACTCGAGAAATTGATCCTGACGCAGAATTCGAAAACCGCGACTTTCTTCATCAGATGAATCAAGAAGGGGAGTTCCTTAAGGAATTGACTGATGAGAAAGTTGTAGAGAAGGCTTTCGAGAACATTGACCAGTTCAATGATAAATACCGGATATCCCAGTTCATCCTGGACAAGGATATTGAAAAGAGAATTCTGATTGAAAATGGTCTATATATAATTATTTAGCGATACTTATGTACTTAAAAAGTTCTGTGATACATATTCGGCAAGTTAGTATGTATGAATAAATCAATAGATTGATACAAAAAGTTAGATTTCGGCCCTTGAAGATTTATACAAAGTCGATTAATTTTAAAATACTTCAGTTGGAAACGTGTCAATCAATTTATCTCCACACGAATGACAGAACTTTGAACTTAGAGATACTTCCGTACCAGATGGACAGCGGGTGGAAATTTCCTTGTGTACATAGGTTACACCTTGATGGCAACCCAATTCCCTTGCTTTTCTTTTTATTTCAGGAGGGATTTCCATGTCAACTTTATTTTTCGTATTTACACGTCCATGTTTTACAATCATGAGAATACTATCTTACTCTGTAATTTAAAGGTATTAGTTCATGTAACATATAATAATTACTTTATACTCTCTCTACATTTTTTATCTAACTCAATTTCCCAACCGTTTTTTACAAAAACATTATATACTATAAGCATGTAATTAAATTTTGTAATTAAGATATGTAACTAACATGTGAAATTAGACATTTGTAATGATTTGTAGGTGATTATATGATAAACATAAGAAGGGAATATGAAACCTTAGAGCAAGACCTTGCAGCATTGATGGCTTTCCTGACAAATTCCTCCCTAAAGCATTCAAATGGAAAGATTATCCTGACAAACGATCACAACTTGAAGGAACATATCGATCAACTCCTTAAAGAGCAGAAATTCATGGATGCAAATGAACTCATAAAATCAGCAAAGATTCTTCTAAAAGAGTCTTCAATTGATGCCAACATTATATCGAAGTCATATAGGGTTCCTTTCCCAATGTATCTACGGATAATATCTATTGCAGCAAGGAACGATGAAACGATTTCCGATATTTTAAAGAAAATATTGGTTCCATCCATTAATTCAACACTTGCTGAATTGCAATCATTCCCTGAGATTGAAAAAAATAAAAACGAATCATTGAAAAAACTGGTTTTGGATTGGAACAAAGCAAAAACATCCAGCAGGGCATTCAATACATTTTTTGATTTGCATGTATCAGGAGTTGATAGAACTCGGCACCATGATTATATCCTTAAATATTTTAGAGAAATAATTCTAAAGAAATGCTCTGAGGAACAGCTCAATGAGGAGTATGCTTTGAGCATTACTGATAAATTTATAAAAATCCATGTGGAACCTTATATTGATCCGTTCATAACATGCACATTTAACTTTGACTCTGAAGTAATAAAATGTGAAATAGAATATAATATTCTTTATTCATTAATAGAGAGCCTATCGGATAGGGAAGAAGTTCTAAATCTTATGTACGAAGGCTCACTCGATGTGGCTAATTCAATTAAAGAGAATAATGAATATCTTTATTCTAGTAAAGATGTAATGGAAGAATTTTTTGACGAAATTATCAATATCACACCTATCGAAAAAAATGGCAATTGGACAGTTGTTTCGAAAGACTTTGGCAAGTTTCAAAATATAGTTAATGATATTCTTGGAAAAGGTGCTACAGTAAGTTTGGGTATATATGAAGTTGATTTCAACAAAAATAAATTACTGTTCAATGGTGTGGAATTGGAAAATGTTGAAGCCACAAGAGAGATACTCTATAGAACTTTGATTTCTGAAAGCGAGCTACTTCCACTTTCATTTGATGTAGATGAAAAATCAAAAATTCTCAGGGAAGCTCTTTCGGACGACGATTATGAAAGTGCATCAAAATACTCTCAAGAACTAGAAATATATGAAATAATCGATTGCGTATCTAAATCTCTGGCCGAGATGCTCAAGATAAAGGAAAATGACTCTGAAGTAATTACAGTATCCATGCCCAAGGCGGTTTCAATGATTATTGACTTGGCTAAAGATAAGAGATCAAACAAGGCCTTTATCTCTGAAATCTGTCTGAATTATTTTGAAAGTACACGTGAGTGATCTGTGATGAGCGATGTCATAACAAAACACCGAAACATTGCCGTATTTATAGATCACGATAACATAAATATCGGCTGCTTTGAGGCCCTAAATTGTCATTATGATTTTGGCATATTAATGGATGAATGCAAAAAGTATGGCCACATCGTGTCAAGTAAAATATACTTGGACATTACCCGAAGTGAAAATCAGCGAATTCCATACAGGTTGTATAACATGAGGATGGAAACGGTATATTCACCATCTTTTGGTTTTCCCGATGGCAACAAAAAAAGTCTTGCTGATCCCATGATTATCTGCGATATGATGAAAACACTTTATGAGAAGCCTGAAGTTGATACGTTCATCCTGGTAAGCGGTGATAAGGATTATGTGCCAGTCATCAGACATATATCTCAGCATAGTTCCCAAAAGAAAATTGTGGTGATTGGGATTCAGGATACTACAGCACAGTTTATGATCGACGAATGTTCAAACTCTGATAATGCAGAATATCTGGATTATGTAATAATGCATCGCAGAGAAGAGTATTTTGATAATAAATAAAAGGAGAACAATAACATGGAACTCAATGAGAAAATGTACTATGCTTGCTCGTTGTGCAGCACAGAGAACAAAGTAGTGTGGCATAGACCAAAGACACAAACATGGAGAGATCATAAGCAGTACATCGACCTAGATCAAACAAACTCTGAAACCCCACAGTACTTCTGGTGCAGGAAGCACAACCTTCCCCACTCACTAAAAAGGGAATGCCTTCCTTACAAAGCTACAGTTACTCTTAATGGAAAAATCGGTGATTGCAACGGCGTAACAAACCAGCTTTCGCATAACGATGTTCTTAAAAATATTAGATATACAGTCGCAAAAAAATCCAAGCAAATAGATTGGAAAAAAGCCATAGGCAGTAATAGCTTGCCATATCCATGTAATAGGGATACAAGGCTGATACTACCTGATATAATATATTGTAAAAAGGACAATAGTACAAACTCATCATATACTGTTACTAATATCATTGAGTTTGAAACAAAAACAGCTCCTGAAATAATTGTAGATAAGGTAGAGAGATTTAAACGCTCTTTCTCCGAAATGGTCAGAAAAAATTATCAGAATCCTGATGTACTGCCTAGAATTATATTTCTGTACGATAAGCAGACAGAAGTCTATCTTCCACAAATAAGCAAGATGTTTGAAGACATAGAAATGGATTCTCTGGAATCTGTATGTATTGGATATTATGAAAACAATGAAAAATGGTATCAGCAATTCTTTATGGATGCATAATCTAGAGGTTCAAACGTGGGAACAGTTCCCAATTAAACCTATTGAGTGCAATATCATCATCATTCTTTTTTCTGCTCCAATGAGACTCTCCTAATCAAAAAGAAACACATTCCTGTCCAGTTAATAACCCTATTAAACCAATTATTATAGTATCTTTGTGTCGCTAGTATTGTATAATCTTTTTATACCCGTTGTATTTGTACTTTAATTCCGATGGCTATCACTATTGAAGGTACTGCATTTCCACTCGGTGAGATAAACAAAAACGGATGGGGTATTCCTCTTTCGGAAGCAGAGAATGCCATCTCTTCTCTCAAAGGTTCTGTGCTTCGGATTTGCCCACGGGATGCTCCACACGAATGTGACTTTTCTGAGGATCCGAATGCTGAGATTGGCAGGGTTGTCGATGCCTGGCGTGAAGGATCTGAGATCAAAGCAAGAGCAGCAGTAACCGATTCGGTGGCAGAGAGAAAGATTCAGGATGGGACCTGGGAAAACGCGTGGAGTATCTATTCTCTGGCAGATTCTATCGATGATAACTGGGCCAGTGGAGTCCAGGCCAGGTCCCTGACTCTTGTCCAGAATCCTGCGTGGGAGCAGGCAACCTGGAACATTGCAGCTGCCGAGGAAGGAAAGGTAGCAGTACGTAACATTCATCAATTCAAAATCATTGCATCAGGTGATCCTGTGACAGATAACAAAAACGATCCTAACAACGGTGGAGACCCTTCACCAGATGAAAAACTTGCTGAGCTCGAAAAGGACAATGCAGCCAAAGATAAAGATATCGAGGATTTGAAAGCTGCTAAAGCAGAAGTTGAAACGAAGGTAGATGACCTCGAAAAAGTGGTGGCCTCCTATGAAAAGGATAAGGCCACATCCATTCCCCTGGAAAAAGTGCAGGAACTGGTGGCAAGCAAAGCCGATGAGATAGCCACTGCCAAGATTGTAGCATACAAGGAAGAGCAGAGGAGAGCCAATGCAATGGATAGTCTCACTGCTGCCAGGAAGGATCTGAACCTCGAGACAAAAGACGAGGACTACCAGCATCTGACAGCATCCGATATCGAGAAGCTTGCAGAGGACCTGGGAAGTATAAAGCTTGGAGCAACGGCAGAGAACATCAAGTACCCAAGTTCAACAGGCATGGGTACTGTCGGCAGATGGGACAGCACCAAGAATGAATGGGTGGTGGAATAATGGCATACTCAGGTGTTGTGAAACCGGCAAACAAAATAGTAGCCGGTGGTAAGCCTCTGGAACAGGAGCTTAAAATCGAAACTGCCACAAACATGTACCCAGGTCGTCTGGTCAAGAAAGGTACCAACGATGATGATATGATTGTCAATACCGCAGCTGGTGCTACACTGGGATGGCTCGGATACGAGCAGACCAATCCGGTATTCATGCCCACAGATGTGGATACCGTCTACGTACAGGATGACATGGCCGCTGTTCTCTATGGAGGCGGTTTCCTGATTGTTGGCAGACTTGCATCGGGCCAGAACGTAACCAAAAGTGCACGTCTTAAGGCAGCTGCAAATGGAGAACTTGCAGCAGGTATTGTTGGAACAGACGAGATCGTGGCAATCGCTGAGGAATCAGTGGATGCAAGCTCAGCTGCTGCAGATATCGTGGTACTGAGTCTCATATGAGGTGAAAAACATGACAAACGCACTCGCAACATTCTCAAAAGAAATAGACTCCTCCCTTGTCCCTGCTCTCAGGAACGCACTTATTGGAAGGAAACTGGTACATGTGACCTCGGAGAAGGGATTTGGTATAACTTCTGTTGATTGGGGTAGAATAACAGACGTCAGTGACGGATACGTATCATATGGTTTCCGGGACGGGAACGAAGATAAGATCGAAGTGTCCCTAACCAACTCAAAGATACCTGTTTACTGGAAGGACTACACGGTTGACAGGCGCATTTATGAGAGCTGGCTTAGAAGCGGAGTGGATGTCGATAAAGCATCTTCCATCTCTGCAGCGTACAAGGCGGCAAAGGCAGAAAATGCGGCTATCATGATGGGTGTCAGCAATGACGGTACAAATTATGATATGAATGGACTTTACCAGGGAGCTGGCAACGATTATGCAGTAAGCAAGGACTTTGGAACCTATGGAAATGCCACCGATGCACTGGCAGGTGTCTATGAGCTCATGGACGATGATGGCATTCCTGTTGACAGTCTTTCATTCAACTGGGTACTTGCAACCACACAGCGCAGGCAGCTAATGGCCAGCCGTAGTGCAAACGGTATCAAGGAAATGCCAGACATCCTGGACATGCTCAACGGCGGCCAGGTATTCGGTACCAACACACTGACCGCAGGTACAGGACTTGTCAGTCCCACAGAGAACGTCGGAGAGCCCTATGTCGATTTTTACATGACATCCGATTTCAAGACAGAGCATGGTGTGGATTCAAAGCACCCAGACACTGGTGATCTCAACGGTCGTGTCTACAGTGCAGGTATCCTGAGAATAAAACAGGACGTAGCTATCTGCAAGACCAGTGCTATCTGAGGTGAGAACATGGTCAAGGTCCAAGTCAACGTGAAAAATCTTGCCATCGATCTCGATGGAAAGGAGATGAAGTTCAGGCAGGGAGATATGTTCGAGATCCCTGCAGAGAGAGCTGAAATGATGGGTAATACCCTTGTGGTACTCGAAGACGAAAGAACTCCTAAGAGAAAAACAGCTGGAAAGTGAAGCTAGATGCTATGCTCGGTGTCAGAAGTTAAAACAATTGTCTCTCCGGAATCCGTAACGGATGATGATATACTTGCCATCATAACTCACACATCGGCAGAGATATCTCTTGAAACCGGTGTGAGTACGGAGAGCACGGAACCTGCACTGAACATAGCCTGCGTACATCTGTCAGCTGCAACTGTTCTGGAACGAATGAAGTACACCGGTGAACTTGCAAAGCAGGTCAAACTGGGGTCCGAACAGCAGTCGAACGATGTTGATGCAGATATACAGATTCATCGTGAGAAGGCTACTTCATACATCAACAGATACAAGCACCGGGCTTTCTCAATCCCATATGGCAGAAGTGGTATCAAAACGGTGAACAGCGAGGAATAGGAATGACCATCCATAACATTGGTCTGATCCACGAATGCACCATTATTTCAAGGACCCAGATGGGGACAGACGAATACGGTTCTCCTGTATATGCAGAGAATAGTACATTATCTTCGTGTCGTTTTCTGGTCTCCGCTGATCCTAGCCGAATAGATGTGCTTGAAAGTGGGGAGCATAGTGTTTCAGAGGTTTCTGTGATACTGCCTTCTGGTGTTGTTGTGGAAACAGGCGATACCATCAGCAGCACGGTTCCTGGTTATTCCCATTCTTATGAGATATTGTCTGTCACACCGATCACCCGGCTGTTCAACTCTACTGTTCATCATTACGAATGCAAGCTCAAGGCGGTGGAATAATGGAGATCGATTCT
This genomic stretch from Methanohalophilus levihalophilus harbors:
- a CDS encoding minor capsid protein, translated to MSLLKSPELIRVEIQLISLLERTMERVFRLRTMDYKRELVHNVRREFGSKTYVKQLDNIITEIIKQSLLYADNQLKQISAAALEDSYVLTEEAVRISTNLADNVVESIVQMLKDEAIYTMHPNQLAKRIVDLWEGERYKAVRFARTFTADVATHTTVYRYRQRGVEYVEFDAELDDRTSVRCRILHGTIFSTASDSLEKYRPPLHHHCRSGLKLVPVTREIDPDAEFENRDFLHQMNQEGEFLKELTDEKVVEKAFENIDQFNDKYRISQFILDKDIEKRILIENGLYIII
- a CDS encoding NYN domain-containing protein translates to MSDVITKHRNIAVFIDHDNINIGCFEALNCHYDFGILMDECKKYGHIVSSKIYLDITRSENQRIPYRLYNMRMETVYSPSFGFPDGNKKSLADPMIICDMMKTLYEKPEVDTFILVSGDKDYVPVIRHISQHSSQKKIVVIGIQDTTAQFMIDECSNSDNAEYLDYVIMHRREEYFDNK
- a CDS encoding gp53 minor capsid family protein, with product MAYSGVVKPANKIVAGGKPLEQELKIETATNMYPGRLVKKGTNDDDMIVNTAAGATLGWLGYEQTNPVFMPTDVDTVYVQDDMAAVLYGGGFLIVGRLASGQNVTKSARLKAAANGELAAGIVGTDEIVAIAEESVDASSAAADIVVLSLI
- a CDS encoding encapsulin produces the protein MTNALATFSKEIDSSLVPALRNALIGRKLVHVTSEKGFGITSVDWGRITDVSDGYVSYGFRDGNEDKIEVSLTNSKIPVYWKDYTVDRRIYESWLRSGVDVDKASSISAAYKAAKAENAAIMMGVSNDGTNYDMNGLYQGAGNDYAVSKDFGTYGNATDALAGVYELMDDDGIPVDSLSFNWVLATTQRRQLMASRSANGIKEMPDILDMLNGGQVFGTNTLTAGTGLVSPTENVGEPYVDFYMTSDFKTEHGVDSKHPDTGDLNGRVYSAGILRIKQDVAICKTSAI